In Planococcus shixiaomingii, the DNA window AGCATTGTTCCGAACATTTTCGGCCAGTATAAGTGCGTACCTGCAAAGATAGCAAGTACTACCCCACCAACGATAACGTAATGGAAATGCGCAACGATAAAGTAAGAATCGTGCAATTGGTAATCTAGAGGCGCAATTGCCTGCATGATACCTGTTACCCCACCCGCTACGAACGAAGGGATAAATCCGATGGCATATAACATTGGAGTAGTAAAGGAAATGCTTCCTCCCCAAATCGTCAGCAGCCAATTGAAGATTTTCACACCTGTCGGTACAGCAATAATCATAGTTGCTAATGCGAAAATAGCGTTAGCTGTAGGCCCAAGACCAACTGTAAACATATGGTGAGCCCAAACCATGAAACCGTAGAATCCGATTAGGATCGTTGCAAATACAAGTGCAGTATAACCGAACAAACGTTTGCGAGAGAAAATCGCAAAGATTTCCGAGAAAATACCGAAAGCCGGCAAAATCAAAATGTAAACTTCCGGGTGACCGAAAATCCAGAACAAATGCTCCCAGATGATCGTGTTACCGCCAGCAGCTACATTAAAGAAATTTGCTCCGAACATGCGGTCAAAAACCATGAAGAAAATCGCAATTGTAAGCGGTGGGAAAGCCAATAAAATTAATGCAGAAGCAACAAAAGTTGTCCATGTAAATAAAGGCATTCTCATATAAGTCATTCCTGGGGCACGCATGTTAATGATTGTGACAAGGAAGTTAATCCCTGAAATCAATGTACCAAAACCAGAAATTGTCAATCCTAGTGCGTAAAAATCAATACCGTGGCTTTCAGACGCAAGTGCCAGTGATGCGTAGTTTGTCCAACCTGCATCAGGAGCTCCACCTAAGAACCATGAAAGGTTTAAGAAAATTCCCCCGAAGAAGAATAGCCAAAACCCAAGTGAGTTCAAGAACGGGAAAGCTACGTCACGCGCGCCGATTTGCAAAGGCATTATAGCGTTCATAAATCCTAGTAATAACGGCATAGCTGCCAAGAAAATCATCGTTGTACCATGCATGGTCATAACTTCGTTGTATGTTCCGGCACTTAGAAAATCGTTTCCAGCTTTCATCAGCTGAATACGAATCATCATCGCCTCTATTCCTCCGACCAGGAAGAAAAATCCACCTGACATGAGATAGAGAATAGCGATTTTCTTATGGTCCACAGTTGTTAGGAAATCCCATACTGTAGCGCCGAAGCCATTTTTTTGAGCGATAGAACTCACGATGTAAACCTCCCTTTTTTAAGCTTCGATTCTTTTACTTTTCAACAGACAAGCTCATCAAATATGCAGCTAGCGCATCAAGTTCTTGCTCAGATACTTCTTTGCCGCCATTCAATTCTTTAACTTCCGGCATTAAGTTGCCTGGCTTGTATGTCTGTGGAGTTTTAATCCAGTTTTTCAAGTTTTCTTCGTTGTGCTCCAAAATACCGGCAACGCGGTTGCGGTCACCGAAAGTTGCTAAGTTCGGTCCAACTGCAACATTGCCTTTTCCAACAGCAGAGGTAGCGTGGCAAGAAATACAACCTAAGCCGTCTTGCCCAAACAATTGTTCTCCTGTAGTAGCAAGCTCGTCAGTCGGAGCAGCAGGTTCTTCTTTCATAGCAGTTACCCACTGATCGAAGTCATCAGGGTTCATCGTTTTAACTTTGAAATCCATCAATGCGTGTGAAGGGCCGCAAAGCTCAGCACATTTACCGTAGAACACGCCATCTTCTAATTCAGAAGATTCTTGGTCAAACGTTAAATAGAACGTATTGGTGTTTTCAGGGTTGGCATCAATTTTACCACCGATTGAAGGAATCCAGAAGGAGTGTTTAACATCGGCAGAAACAACGTTAAAATAAACGCGCTCGTTAGTTGGAACGACCAATTCCTGCGAAGTTACAATTCCATGCTCAGGATATTCAAATTCCCACCAGTAAAGTTTAGCGACAACATTGACCGTTAAGTTGGTCATAGAACCATCTTCCGCTGCAACGTCCATTGTCCGCGTATCAGCCAAATCAAAAGTCTGATAAACAGTAGGAATCGCAATAATGATGATCAAAACGATTGGAATTGCAGTCCATAAGAATTCAAGTTTTGCGCTTCCTTCTACTTGCTCAGGAATTAAGTCATCCCCAAGTTTCGAGCGGCGGAACTTTGTTATTGCCAATACAAAAATGATCGTTACGACAATAATTACAAATAGCATGACCACAGAAGACAAGATCAGTAGGTTAAACTGTTCTTGAGCTACTCCACCGGCCGGTATTAGTGTGGAGATCTCTTCTCGCCCACATCCCGCAAGAAAGAAAATCAAGGCGGCCATCAATGTAAATAGACGCCACTTTTTAAGCCCGTTTATCATAGCTTTTCATACCCCTCTCTCATATAAATAATTTTGTTCTGTGATAATGGAAATTAAACGAAGACTGCGAAGATGATCATCGATACAAATAAGATGGTCATATAATTCAATGAATAAATGAACATTGTCTTCGCCCATTTCAGATCATCCTTCACTTTAAATCCTTTTATAGCAAGTACTAGCCAGCCAAGATTCAAAAGGGAAGCAAGAATGATGAAGCCCATTCCGAGATCCATTAACAGGAATGGCAGAGGGAACAGCAGTAAAACCCATGCAAGCATTGATTTTTTAGTTCGGTGGAATCCTTTTACCACTGGAAGCATCGGGATGCCTGCGGCACGATACTCTTCTGTACGTTTCATTGCTAACGCATAGAAATGAGGCGGCTGCCAGACGAACATGATTAAGAACAATGCCCATGCGCCCATTCCAAGTGCCGGTTCAACTGCAGCCCAGCCAATAAGCGGCGGGATTGCTCCCGAGATGCTCCCTACGATTGTATTGCTGACATGTCTTCTTTTCGACCACATGGAATAGAGGACGACATAAGCCAAGATTCCTGCTATTCCAAGAAAGCCAGCTGATACGGATGCAGAGAACAAAAATAGTTCGCCTAAAACAATGAAAGATAAAGCGAGTGCCAATACAGCAGATGGCTTAAATCTTCCAGTCACGGTCGGACGCGACCTTTTGCTCGCCATCAACGGATCGATATCTGTGTCAATGTAGTTATTCATCGCGGCAGAACCTGCTATTATTAATGCGGACCCGACCAAGGTGTAGGCGAGGATGTCCAGCTCTTGCAGGAAATGCCTGTCGGAAAACTGAAACGCTAACCACATTCCGGTAAACACGGTTATTAAATTGGAATTTACTATTCCTATTTTAATAAGTGCTAAAAAATCACTTAGGAATGTTGTTGTTTCCGGTGTCTGATGAACATCCGCAGACAATGACCGGCCGTTTGACATAGTATCCCCTCCTTTCAAAGTTGTAAGCATATTCCGCTAACCATAACTATATCTAAATTCCAGTTTTATTTCTACCGCAAACTGAAATTTCATGATAAAAGCAATGATCTTCAAGTCATCAAACTCAGAAATACGCTCCTCCTATCATACATTAGAGTTCGCAAGTTTTTAATATAGAAAAATAATAGTTTTTGAACAGTTTGTGAAGGTAGCACTTATTATGTCTAAATCTTGAAAGTTTCGGGTATTCGGGATTTCCCGTTGTGTTTTAAGGTAACTTTCGCTATCATCTAGTATGCAGGATACGGACGTTTTAGAAGTTTTTATAGAAAAAGTAGGTGGCATACTTGCAGCAAAGTAAATATATAAAATGGTTTGCAGTAGCAGCGACCATAGGAATGCTCTTAATCCTTCTTGGAGGAGCCCTCGTTACAAAAACAGACAGCGGCATGGGGTGCGGCCGACATTGGCCAGGTTGCAACGGATCGCTAATACCAGATGAAATTACAGCCGAAGTCTTGATCGAGTTCTCCCATCGACTCGTTACAGGAATTGTCGGCATTTTAATTGTTGTATTGGCGGTATGGGCTTGGCGAAAATATGGCCATATCCGCGAAACCAAATTTTTATCTGTCATGGCGATTTTCTTTTTAGTGCTGCAAGCTCTAATCGGAGCTGCTCAAGTTAAATGGGGACAAGGCGACTTTATCCTTGCACTTCATTTTGGCATTTCCCTGATTTCGTTTGCATCCGTTCTATTATTGACATTATTGGTATTTGAAGTGGATCAGAAATTTGACGCAGGCCGCGTTAAGATTGGCAACAAATTAAAATTCCATACCATCGGGGTTACTTTGTATTCATATATTGTTGTTTATACAGGTGCGCTTGTGCGCCATACAGATTCAAGCTTGATTTGTTCTGACTGGCCGCTGTGCCGCAATGACCAATTCGCTCTTCCGGGCAATATGTATGAATGGGTTCAGATGGGCCACCGGATGGCAGCAGGATTGATCGTCATCTGGCTCGGTTATATCGCATGGCACGCCTTTAAGCACTATCGGGATCAGAAAGTTATTTACATCGGCTGGCTGACGGCGTTTATCATTGTTCTGCTTCAAGCGACAACTGGTATGCTCGTTGTTCTGACCAAATTGAATTTGGCTGTTGCCCTTCTCCATTCGTTGCTTATTTCCATGTTATTCGGATTGCTGTGTTATATGGTGCTGCTTGTTTCTCGCAGTCTATCAGCAAAAGTAAAATAAAAAACTGCAGGCCCTCATTCAAATGAGCTGCCTGCAGTTTTTTTTGCACTCATACAAAAACCTGTCCAGATAAATCTGGACAGGTTTTTTATTTAACAATTAAGCAAGAGTAAAGTGCTCATCTTTTTAATGTCTATCCATTTCAATCAACAGGTCTCCAGTAGAGATGCCATCGCCAGCATTGACATAGATTTCTTTAATGGTGCCATCAAATGGCGCTTGGACGGTTGTTTCCATCTTCATGGCTTCTGTTACAAGCAGATGGTCCCCACGGTCTACTTTCGCCCCTTTTTCAGCAACAACTTTCAAGACCGTCCCCGGCATTGTGGCTGCGATATGGGTTTCGTTTGTAGGATCCGCTTTCTGTTTCGCTGTCACATCTGTCTCGACAGTCATATCTTGAATATTCACTTCACGCGACTGGCCATTCAGTTCGAAATAAATGGTCCGTTTGCCGTCTTTTTGCGGTTCGCCGATGGAAACCATTTTAATCATCAACGTTTTCCCTTTTTCGATTTCAACTTCAATTTCTTCTCCAAGTCTCATACCGTAAAGGAAAGTCAGCGTATCTAAGACAGAAACGTTGCCAAACTGTTTGTACGTAGTGGTATATTCTTCAAATACTTTCGGATAGAGCGCATATGCCAATACTTCTTGGCTCGTTACCGGTCGTTCCAGCTGGTCGAACAATGTTCGCTTGATCGCGTCAAAATCGGCTGGCTCAAGCAATTCGCCTGGGCGAACTGTTATCGGCTGCCGGTCCTTCAAAACGACCTCCTGCAATTCTTTCGGGAAACCGCCATACGGTTGCCCAATATACCCTTCAAAGAACTCGATGACCGACTCCGGAAAATCAATTGTTCTTCCTTTTGTCAAAACCGTATATTCATCTAAATCGTTTTGAACCATGAACAACGCCATGTCCCCGACAACTTTTGATGAAGGCGTCACTTTGACAACATCGCCGAACAACAAGTTGACCCGAGAATACATGGATTTTACTTCTTCCCAGCGCATGCCAAGCCCAACACCTTTTGCTTGCTGCTGAAGGTTGCTGTACTGGCCTCCTGGCATTTCATGCACGTAAATTTCAGAATGCGGGCTGTTCATGCCACTTTCGAAATCAGAATAGTATTTACGGACATCTTCCCAGTAATGGGAAATCTGCTCGAGCGCATTGATGTCAGTTCTGACTTTGCGATCGCTTCCGCTCATTGCGTAATACAAAGAGTTTGCGCTTGGCTGGGAAGTCAAACCAGACATCGAACCAAGAGCTGTATCCACGATATCGACTCCCGCTTCAATTGCTTTTGCGTACAAGTAAATGCCGTTTCCGCTCGTATCGTGAGTATGAAGATGGATCGGCAAGGACGTTGTATCTTTCAGTTCTGAAATCAAACGATAAGCAGCTTCGGGTTTCAATAAGCCAGCCATGTCTTTGATCGCCAGAATATGGGCACCGGATGCTTCCAGTTCTTTCGCCATTTTTTTATAATAGTCCACTGTGTATTTATCACGGCTCGGGTCGAGGATATCGCCCGCATAGCAGATCGCCGCTTCAGCCACTTTTCCGGATTGGCGTACTTCGTCAATCGCTACTTCCATTCCTTTGATCCAGTTTAAGCTATCGAATATACGGAAGACATCGATGCCAGCATCGGCTGAATTGCGAACAAATTCACGGATGACATTATCCGGGTAATTTTTATAGCCGACTGCGTTAGCTCCGCGGAACAGCATTTGGAATAAAACGTTTGGAATTTCTTTGCGCAGTTTGATCAACCGCTGCCAAGGATCTTCTTTCAAGAAGCGGTAGGACACATCGAAAGTTGCCCCTCCCCACATTTCAAGTGAGAATAAATCGCTTTGCAGGCGAGCTGTCTCTTTTGCAATTTCAAACATATCGTATGAACGCAGACGAGTAGCAAGCAGCGATTGATGAGCGTCTCGGAAAGTTGTGTCAGTTAAAAGCACTTCTTTTTGATCGTGGATCCACTGGGTTAAGCCTTCTACTCCGTGTTCATCCAATATTTGTTTTGTGCCGCTTGGCGCTGGAGCAGACAAATCCACTTGCGGTTTTCTAGGATGGGTAAAGATTGGCTTCTTTTTCTTCTCGATGCCCGGGAAGCCGTTAACTGTGACATTGCCGATATAACTCAACAATTTTGTGCCTCGGTCTTGGCGTACCGGGAAGATGAACAATTCAGGCGTCGAATCGATAAAACTTGTATCGAATTCGCCTTTTAAGAAGTTCTCGTGTCTAACAACGTTAGCCAAGAAAGGAATATTGGTTTTAATTCCGCGGATCCGGAACTCCTGCAAGTTACGGTCCATTTTCGCGGCGGCTTCATTAAACGTGACGCCCCATGTTGAGCATTTCACCAGCAAAGAATCATAATACGGCGTTATAACGGCCCCTTGGAAACCATTTCCGGCATCTAAACGGACGCCAAAACCGCCGCCCGAACGGTAAACCATCAGTTTACCGGCATCCGGCATAAAGTCATTTAACGGATCTTCAGTTGTTACGCGCGATTGGATGGCGAAACCAAACAACGGAATATCCGCTTGGAGCGGGATGTTGATTTCTTTACTGTGAAGCGTATGGCCTCTGGCAATATTGATTTGGGCATGGACAATATCAATACCTGTAACCATTTCCGTTATAGTATGCTCCACCTGAATCCGCGGATTTACTTCTATGAAATAAAATTCATCATTGGCTACCAAGAATTCCACGGTGCCAGCATTTATGTAATCGATGTTTTTCATCAGCTTGACAGCGGCTTCACAGATTTCGTTCCGCAACTTGTCACTGATTGAATTGGATGGTGCAATCTCCACTACTTTTTGATGGCGGCGCTGAATCGAACAATCACGTTCGTATAGATGGATGACGTTGCCATCCGTGTCACCTAAAATTTGCACTTCAATGTGCTTTGGTTTTTCAACAAATTTTTCAACATACATTTCATCAGAGCCAAAAGCAGCTTTTGCTTCGGACTTTGCCCGTTCATAAGACGATGCAAGTTCTTCTCGTGTTCTGACGATGCGCATACCGCGCCCACCGCCGCCAAGGGAAGCTTTGATCATTAATGGGAATCCTGCTTCTTCACTGAATGCTACCACTTCTTCGAGCGATTCCACCGGACCGTCTGTACCTGGGATTACCGGAATTCCGGCTAAAATTGCTTGTGTACGCGCTTTAACTTTGTCCCCGAACATATCCAAATGACGGGAAGTCGGACCGATAAACACGATGCCTTCTTCTTCGCATCGGCGGGCAAAATGGACGTTTTCCGATAAAAACCCGTATCCCGGATGAACGGCATCCACGTCAGAATCTTTTGCGATACGGATGATATCTTCAATATCCAAATACGCATCAATCGGCTTTTTTCCTTTTCCGACCAAATAAGATTCATCGGCTTTAAAGCGATGATAAGATCCACTGTCCTCTTGCGAATAAATTGCAACTGTCCGAAGATTCAGTTCGGTACAAGCGCGGAAAACCCGGATAGCGATTTCCCCACGATTTGCTACTAAGATTTTGTTGATTGTCTTCACTCCGCAGCACACCCTTTACTTTTTCAATTTTTCAGCTTTGTGGAACATGGAAACATTCATCAATACTCCCATAGCTAAAGATAACAAAATTATAGAGGTTCCGCCATAGCTGATAAATGGAAGTGTTACACCTGTAAGCGGGATAAGCCCTGTCAACCCACCCAAATTGACGAAAGTCTGGATTCCGATCATGCTGGCAACACCAGCTGCTAGCATTCTCGCCAGCGGGTCTTTTGTCGTCATGGCAATTGAAAGTCCGCGAAGAACAATGAAAGCCAAACCGACCAAGACAAAAGCTACACCGAAGACGCCTAACTCCTCAGCGATGACAGACATAATAAAATCTGTATGCGGTTCCGGCAAATAACCCAGCTTTTGGATTGACTGCCCAAGGCCTAGTCCACTTAAGCCGCCAGATCCGATAGCTAAATAACCGTTAACGATTTGCATCCCGAATCCCAATTCATCCTGGAACGGATTAAAAAATGCATCAAGCCGGCCTAGCCGTTTTTCAGTAAAAATCTGGTCTTGCGCAAAAATGATCATTGGCAAAATAAATAACGCAGCCCCGGCAACGACGATTGAGGCCAATTTCAGATACAACTTAAACCGAATGCCGCTCGCGAGCATAACGCATAAGCCAACTGCTCCAATAATGAGCATAGATCCTAAATCCGGTTCCAAGAAGACTAAAAACAGAACAAGTGTCAAGACAACTACCGGAGGGGCAATTGATTCGTTAAAATTATTGATCATGCCTTTTTTATTTTTATTAGCGAATACTCCTGCTAAATAAAGGATGATGCCTACTTTCGCCACTTCTGAAGGTTGAATACTCGCAAATCCTAAATCGATCCAACTCTTGGCACCGCCGCCTGCATAGCCAATTATGTGAACTAAGACCAGTCCGATAAAAATTACAGCCAGTATAAGCTTCATCATGCCTTTTCTGCTGAAATGCTTATACGGGAAAAGCGCAGAAATGGCAAAAATCGGAAACGCCAAAGACAAGTTCACTAGTTGTTGCTTGTAAAAATGGTTGGCTTCCCATCCGTAGACATTTACAGCCCAGGCCATACTTGCACTGTAAATCATGACCAGACCGAATAACGATAAAGCTATGTATGTAAAAAACAGGGGATAATCAAAATGTTTCGCATATCTCTTGATGTATTGTCTCATTGCCTATTACCTCTTTTACTTTATGGGTTTAGTAAAAAAACTCAAACAAAGTTCGTTTGAGTTTGAAGTCATTTATTCGTATACGCTTCCAACAAAAGAGATAGTTTCTTTTCAAGCGTATCTATTAAATTCTTGCCGGTTTCACGTTCGATCAAGCCTAATTTAACGGCAAAATCAATTTCGCGCGATAAACCGAACATTTGTGTATCGAGAACTTCTTCATATAAGGGGCATGATGGCAATGTCAAATTGTCCATTTGGACTTTGATTAATTGCTCAATTTTTTCTGCATCTGCTTTGAGGAGTTCTAACGCTTTTAGCTGATATGTTTGTTCTTCTGTATGTTCCATGAGGACTCCCCCATTTAATGATATTTCATGTTCAGTGACTTGTTTAAAGTGTATATGCTAGCCAGTAAAATTGCAAGCCTCTATCTTCTCCAGAATTAATCCCTTTGGGAATTTGCAAGGAAACGGTATACTGATTAAGAGAAACTTCGTTCAGTGAAGGATGTACTCGGGTTTTTACGGTCAGTTGCCTTCCATTCGGTGAAGCGGAAAGCTAACAGACCGTTAAAACGGGATAAAAGATGGATAATTTTAATGGAGGGTTCAGAATGGAATTCATAATACCGTTTAAAGGCGAAGTAAAGTATAAAATTACACTCGATCCGACAGTTTGGATTTTTGATGATCGAAAAATCGATTTGGAGACCTATTTTGTTGAAACAAGAGTCGAGCGCGATGAACTTGAAGAATACAAACGCGGCATGGGCGAACATTGGTCGCGCGAGATCATGGAAGGCGCGACGGTACCTCCAACATTAAATTCAGAAAAGACCTATAATAGGAAAGAAAAAAATGAAATGATGGTCGGCACGTTCGGCATGATCTTCAAGCCGTTTCTGGAAAATGCAGAACCAACCCAACAAGCAAGCCAGGTGGTAATTGAAACGTCTAACGGCGAGCAGGCTTTTACTTTAGCAGAAGCTAAAGAACTGATTTTCAAATTCAGCCAGGAAGGCAAGCCGTTGAAAGATGATGGCCCCGTCCATGTGCTATTGCCGGATGGATCGAATCAGCACAATCCCATCACGGATATCATTGCGATTCGAGTTGAATAGGAGAGGTAAACTATGCGCGTACAATGTGTAATTTGTGACAAAATTGAAGAGCTTAACGATGATACTCTTCAAGCAAAACGTTTGCGGAACAGACCTATCCATACGCATATGTGTGATGCATGCCATGACCGCATCTCGGAACGGACAAAGGAACGGTTAGCGACCGGCTCATTCCGGTTTTACCGCAGTTCCCGCAGGATTGAGGATGACTTCTGATGAAGCTGCTCAAGGGCATCTGGATCGGTTTTTGGAGCGGCCTCGTCATCGGATTTTTGCTGAAGTGGATTCAATCGATTACCGGTGTTAAAGTTTACTCTTTGCTTTTGAATGTCGATTTTATACCAATTATTGGATCGGTTAACTGGTCAGAACCTGCTGAATTTTCGTTCCACATCGTCACATCGCTGATTTTCGGAATCATATATGTCTATCTGGCGAAACGGCGGCCATATCCCTTTGGGCAATTGGTATTATTCAGTTTAATCTTGTGTGTGCCGCTTTATTTGCTTTATTTTCCACTTGCGGTTTTAGCAGTAAATCCGACATTGCCTGGAGTGGCTGATGGGGAAGCCATTCTTTATTGGATTTTTGCCCATTTGGCCTACGCTTTGGCTTTGCCGATTCTTTATAAAATATTTGAACGAAAAAACGCTGCTTCTCAATGAGAAGCAGCGTTTTCGCGTTTTTCGCGCCATAATCGAATTTTATACAAAATCAAAATCAGTGCTGCAATTATCAGCCCTTCTACAACCGGCAGGAACAGAGCCAAGAATGTAAGCCCAAGCCCACCTACTAGTAGAAACAAAGCGATAACAGCGTTTTTACCGATCGATAGTTTTTTGGCAAAGCCTAATTTGTAAACAAATGCTGAGAGCAGGAAGATGACGGCAAAAAGCGCATATCCTGCAATCTCGAAGTTCGGCATTGTCTCATATAAAAACCGGGCTAACGGATACATCCTATCATAGACAAAAGCTTGATCGCCCATGGATTATACATCCTTCCCATTCATTTATTCTTCGATAGCAACTTTCTTTTTCTTAGCCATGCGCTCACGTTCGTTTTTATCAAGAATCTTTTTGCGCAGACGGATGGTTTGTGGAGTAATTTCACAATACTCATCGTCATTCAAGTATTCTAGTGCTTCCTCAAGACTCATCAAACGCGCTTTTTTCATAGTCGTTGTCTGGTCTTTGTTAGCTGAACGGATATTTGTTGCCGCTTTGATTTTTACGATGTTTACAGTCAAATCGCTGTCGCGGTTATGTTCGCCGACGATCATACCTTCGTAGATTTCAGCCCCTACTTCAACAAAAGCAGTTCCGCGGTCTTCGATGCCCATTAGGCCGTAAGTTGAAACTTTTCCGCGCTCCATGGAAACCAATACACCTTGACGGCGTCCGCCTACGCGGCCTGAAGCAACTGGCTGGTAGCTGTCAAATGTGTGGTTGATAATTCCGTAACCACGAGTTTGTGTCAAGAATTCAGTCGTGTAACCGATCAAGCCTCGTGCTGGTACATTAAATACCAAACGAACTTGTCCGCTTCCGTTGTTGACCATATCAAGCATTTCACCTTTGCGCTCACCAAGAGATTCGATGATTGCACCAGTATATTCTTCCGGTACGTCAACTTGTACACGTTCAACTGGTTCACAGCGAACGCCATCCACCATACGGACAATTACTTCTGGTTTAGAAACCTGAAGCTCGAATCCTTCACGGCGCATGTTCTCGATCAAGATCGACAAATGCAATTCTCCGCGTCCGGAAACAATCCACGCATCGGGGGAATCTGTGTTTTCTACACGCAGGGATACGTCCGTCTGCAATTGTGCATCCAAACGTTCCTGTATTTTTCTAGAAGTGATCCATTTGCCTTCTTTACCAGCAAACGGGCTATTGTTAACAAGGAACGTCATTTGCAAAGTCGGTTCGTCAATGCGAAGAATCGGCAATGCTTCTTGGTGGTCTGCTGGACAAACCGTTTCCCCAACGTTGATATCTTCCATACCAGAGATGGCAATCAAATCGCCAGCTTCAGCTTTTTGGATTTCTACGCGTTTAAGCCCCATGAAACCATGAATCTTAGTAACGCGGAAGTTTTTAACTGAACCGTCAAGCTTCATTAATGCAACAGATTGTCCAACTTCGATAGTTCCGCGGAATACCCGGCCAATCCCGATACGACCTACATAGTCGCTGTAGTCAAGAAGCGCTACTTGGAATTGAAGTGGCTCATCTCTGTTATCGATTGGTGCTGGTACGTGTTCCAAGATTGCATCGTAAATAACCTGCATGTTTTCTTCTTGATCTGCAGGATCAGATGAAAGACTTGCAGTACCGTTCATGCCTGATGCGAAAATAACTGGGAATTCAAGTTGATCGTCATTTGCTTCCAGTTCAATGAACAATTCGATGACTTCGTCAACCACTTCTTCCGGACGAGCGAAATCGCGGTCAATTTTGTTTACTACAACGATTGGCTTCAAGTTTTGTTCCAATGCTTTTTTCAATACAAAACGCGTTTGTGGCATACAGCCTTCGTAAGCATCTACTACAAGCAAAACACCATCTACCATCTTCATGATACGTTCCACTTCTCCACCAAAATCGGCGTGTCCAGGAGTATCCAAAATGTTGATTTTAGCGTCTTTATATTGAATCGCAGTGTTTTTAGCAAGAATTGTAATTCCGCGTTCTCTTTCGATATCACCAGAGTCCATTGCACGTTCATCAACGTGCTCGTTTGAACGGAAAGTTCCGGATTGCTGTAGAAGCTGATCCACTAATGTTGTTTTACCGTGGTCAACGTGGGCGATAATAGCAATGTTTCTTAAGTCGTTACGTAAGTTAGTCATACTTTCACTCCAATATTCTTTTTTCATGTCTATAACTGTGTTAGTATAGCACATATAGGTGGAAAACCCTACAATTTTATTTCAAGCCCAGCGACAGGAGGGAAAACGAATGAAAAAAATAAAATGGATCTTCGTCTTATATTCACTTGCAGCAATTTTATCAATGGTCGGGATCGGAGCGGCGGTAGGACTTCGCAGCATACCCGGGGTTCTGTTCGCTATATTGGTTTTGTGCGCAGTCATGGGATTAGGTTTTAAAAAGAAAAAAGAAATGCGTGAAGCTGGATTATTATAAATAACAAAAAGGGCGCTGGATATCCAGCGCCCTTTTTGTTATTTCAGATGGATATATTCATTTAAAATTTTCGAATGAACTGAAGGATTGGCTGCGATAAACGTATCC includes these proteins:
- the ctaD gene encoding cytochrome c oxidase subunit I, which gives rise to MSSIAQKNGFGATVWDFLTTVDHKKIAILYLMSGGFFFLVGGIEAMMIRIQLMKAGNDFLSAGTYNEVMTMHGTTMIFLAAMPLLLGFMNAIMPLQIGARDVAFPFLNSLGFWLFFFGGIFLNLSWFLGGAPDAGWTNYASLALASESHGIDFYALGLTISGFGTLISGINFLVTIINMRAPGMTYMRMPLFTWTTFVASALILLAFPPLTIAIFFMVFDRMFGANFFNVAAGGNTIIWEHLFWIFGHPEVYILILPAFGIFSEIFAIFSRKRLFGYTALVFATILIGFYGFMVWAHHMFTVGLGPTANAIFALATMIIAVPTGVKIFNWLLTIWGGSISFTTPMLYAIGFIPSFVAGGVTGIMQAIAPLDYQLHDSYFIVAHFHYVIVGGVVLAIFAGTHLYWPKMFGTMLNEKLGKLTFWLFFIGFHLTFFIQHFLGLMGMPRRVYTFGANQGWDLFNAISSVGALFMAVGVIILLVNVVLTTIKNERVGNDPWEDGRTLEWAIPSPPPFYNFAQTPLVRGLDTYWIEKMEGNKEGMIYAEPLGDIHMPNNSFIPVVMSFGLFVASFGALYHPDGHAWTIPVIVLGLLLTFGSMLLRSLKDDLGFHIHKEDLIKDREGVKTDGH
- the coxB gene encoding cytochrome c oxidase subunit II — encoded protein: MINGLKKWRLFTLMAALIFFLAGCGREEISTLIPAGGVAQEQFNLLILSSVVMLFVIIVVTIIFVLAITKFRRSKLGDDLIPEQVEGSAKLEFLWTAIPIVLIIIIAIPTVYQTFDLADTRTMDVAAEDGSMTNLTVNVVAKLYWWEFEYPEHGIVTSQELVVPTNERVYFNVVSADVKHSFWIPSIGGKIDANPENTNTFYLTFDQESSELEDGVFYGKCAELCGPSHALMDFKVKTMNPDDFDQWVTAMKEEPAAPTDELATTGEQLFGQDGLGCISCHATSAVGKGNVAVGPNLATFGDRNRVAGILEHNEENLKNWIKTPQTYKPGNLMPEVKELNGGKEVSEQELDALAAYLMSLSVEK
- the cyoE gene encoding heme o synthase, with product MSNGRSLSADVHQTPETTTFLSDFLALIKIGIVNSNLITVFTGMWLAFQFSDRHFLQELDILAYTLVGSALIIAGSAAMNNYIDTDIDPLMASKRSRPTVTGRFKPSAVLALALSFIVLGELFLFSASVSAGFLGIAGILAYVVLYSMWSKRRHVSNTIVGSISGAIPPLIGWAAVEPALGMGAWALFLIMFVWQPPHFYALAMKRTEEYRAAGIPMLPVVKGFHRTKKSMLAWVLLLFPLPFLLMDLGMGFIILASLLNLGWLVLAIKGFKVKDDLKWAKTMFIYSLNYMTILFVSMIIFAVFV
- a CDS encoding COX15/CtaA family protein, whose translation is MQQSKYIKWFAVAATIGMLLILLGGALVTKTDSGMGCGRHWPGCNGSLIPDEITAEVLIEFSHRLVTGIVGILIVVLAVWAWRKYGHIRETKFLSVMAIFFLVLQALIGAAQVKWGQGDFILALHFGISLISFASVLLLTLLVFEVDQKFDAGRVKIGNKLKFHTIGVTLYSYIVVYTGALVRHTDSSLICSDWPLCRNDQFALPGNMYEWVQMGHRMAAGLIVIWLGYIAWHAFKHYRDQKVIYIGWLTAFIIVLLQATTGMLVVLTKLNLAVALLHSLLISMLFGLLCYMVLLVSRSLSAKVK